In Myxococcales bacterium, the DNA window CCGTCACCTTTGGCGCGGTCCCAGAGCTTCTCGTCGCCCAGGTACACTTCGAAGACCCCTCCGCTGCCGGGCAGGAGAGCCACCTCGCCGAGCTGCTCCCCGAACGTGAAGAGCAGCTCTTCGGCGAGCCAGCTGGCGCGCAGCGTGAAGCGACACTTCGAACAAAAGTGAATCGCGACGCGGGGTGAACGCAGCATGAGCGCGAGCGTAGAGGTGACTCCGGCGGCTTGCCATCCCGGACGGGTGACGATGGCGGGAATTTCTGCAAAACTCCGGGTATGACTAGCTTGAAGTTGAAGATAATCGTCTCGGGTCTCGTCACCCTCACGCTCCCGGCGCTGCTGATGTCCGCCTGCGGTGGCGACAGCTCCTCCGACGACAATGGCGGCAAGGGTGGAGCGACCGGCGGCACCAGCAGCGGTGGCGCCAGCAGCGGCGGCACCAGCAGCGGCGGCACCAGCAGCGGCGGCAGTGCGGGGACCACCGGCGGCGGCAGCGCCGGGACCACCAGCGGTGGCAGCGGTGGCGTTGCGGGTTCGTCGAGCGGTGGCAGTGGTGGCAGCACGGCGGACGCATCCACGGACGCGAACCCCGATGGCTCGACCTACGGGACGACGGAAGTACCAACAGTCGACGGTTGCCTCTCGTGCAGCGCAGCTTCGACCAAACTGAACGACGGCATCGAGGCGGCGCGCAAGGCCAACGCGAGCTGCGGCTCCGCGGGCGACTGCACGCTCACGGGTGCGGGCACCACGTGTGCCGGAGACTGCCAAGTCGCGGTCAGTAAGAGCGGCGAGGCAGCGTTCAAGACAGCGCTGTCGAAGCTGGACGGCGACTACTGCCAGGGCTTCGTGCCGGTCTGCGGGTACTCGACACCCAAGTGCGCCGTGCCCACGCTGGTCTGCACGAACGGACTGTGTGAAGCGAAGTACAACTAGCGCCGGGATCGGGCGGATGAAGCTCGGGCAGACGAAGCTTCGGGCTGCCTTGGTTCTCCTGTTTGGACTGGGCGCGACGGCTTGCCCGGATGGGGCAAAGGGCTCGAGCCAGAGGCCGGCGAGCACGTGCAAACAGCGGGGTGAGCAATGCCAGCTGCCCGGCGGTGTGCTCGGCGTGTGCAACGACGGCGCGTGCCCCGCGGGCCGCGAGCCGCCGTGCCTCGCGTGTACACCGCAGCACTGAGCGCCGCGGCGAGCCCCACCAACGCAAACGCCCCGGTACCGATTGCTCGGCCCCGGGGCGAATGCAGGGTTCAGTGCGTGAGCCGGCTCAGCGCACGTAGACTTCCATTGCCTCGTTGCCAGCGGGCGGGTTGCCGCCAGCGTTAAAGACCCATTTGGAGGCGTTGCCCACCACGTGCAACCCAGTCGCGTTACCGCATGCATGGTAGATGCTCGGGTAGGTCGCGGTCGGCGTGCACGTGTAGGACAAGAGCCCATTCGTCGCGAACGGACCGGTGTAGTCCGCCAAGCTCCAGGTCCCGAGGGCCGACGTGCGCTCGATCGTGAGGAGCGTGCGCAGGTTCTTGATCGGCAGTGAGTCAGCCGTCGTGGTGAACGAGCGCGCCAGGTCGTCCGTGGTGCGGACGTGGATCTGGCTCGACACGCCCGACGCAGCGAGGGCCTGCATGGTCGCGGCCGGCATGTACGTGGTCGAACCGCGGGTGACGATACCGGCGGTGAGCCCTGAGGGCCCGCCTGCGCCGGCGGTGGTCGACTCGATCATCGTCCAGCCGCCTCCCGCGTTCCGCTGATCACACCAGGCGAGGAACGGGGCAATCGCGCCGGCTCCATCCGGGTCGATGGTGTACTGGCCGGTGATGCCGAGGGCGCTCATGTTGGAGACCGAGTCGCTGTTCACGTACGCACCACACGACTTCGCCACGGCAGGACCCGCGTCGTTGGTCGAGCAAATGACCGAGCCCTGGATGCCGGCGGTGGCGTTGGCGTCGTTCCACGTGCCGAACGTGCCACATGTGCCCGTGCGGTAGAGCGCGTTGGCGGTGCTGTTGTCACCGTTGGGCTCGAAGCCACCGCAGACCGTCGCGGGTGCGTCACCGTTCGTGTTCCGGCTGTCGTTGATGTAGAAACTGCAGGGCTGGCCCTGACACATGCCGGTCCAGTTCTCCAGGCCGCTTGCGCCGTTCGTCTTCGGGAAGACGTTGACCAGGTTCGGCGGCACGCCGCCGTTCCAGGCCATGATGGCCAGCGCGTGGGCGCGCGTGCGGGGCACGATGACTTCCAGGCCCCGCGCTGCACAGAAGTTGCGGTACACCGACTGGGGAGTGGTGAGCGACGCATCCGTGAACTTGACCATCGTGTAGCCGGCACCACCGTCACTGGTCATGTCGCAATACACGGAGAGCTCGGGAAGCGGTCCCGCAGCGCCGTCCGGGTCGATCGAGGTGTTGCCGTCGCCGATGCTCGGCACGGCCGCTTTCAGCGCCGCGCAGGACTTGTACGCGGTGCAGGTCTTGCCATCGCCGAAGAAGGCCGGCTTGCAGGTGCAGGTGTACGAACCCGCCGTGTTCGTGCAGTCCGCCTTGGGGCTACAGTTGTTGGTCGCGGCCGAGGCGCACTCGTCGACGTCGGCGCAGGTCGTGCCGTTGCCCGAGTAGCCGGCCTTGCACGTGCAGATCGCGTTGCCCGAGGTGTCGTCACACGTGGCGTTCGCATCACACGTCGTCTGCGCGCAGGTCGTCCCGCCGCCGCCGCCGGTGCCGCCCGTTGCGCCGCCGGTGCCGCCCGTTGCACCGCCGGTGCCGCCCGTTGCGCCGCCGGTGCCGCCCGTTGCGCCGCCGGTGCCGCCCGTTGCGCCGCCGGTGCCGCCCGTTGCGCCGCCGGTGCCGCCCGTTGCGCCGCCGGTGCCGCCCGTTGCGCCGCCGGTGCCGCCCGTTGCGCCGCCGGTGCCGCCCGTTGCGCCGCCGGTGCCGCCCGTTGCGCCGCCGGTGCCGCCCGTTGCGCCGCCGGTGCCGCCCGTTGCGCCGCCGGTGCCGCCCGTTGCGCCGCCGGTGCCACCCGTCGCGCCGCCGGTGCCACCCGTTGCGCCGCCGGTTCCGCCCGTCGCGCCGCCCGAGCCAGCCGCGCCGCCCGAGCCGGCCGCGCCGCCCGTCCCACCCGTCGCGCCGCCCGAGCCGGCCGCGCCGCCCGAGCCGGCCACGCCGCCCGAACCCGCCACGCCGCCCGAACCCGCCACGCCGCCGGCTCCGCCGGTCGTGCCACCGGTTCCGCCGGCCGCCCCGCCGGTCCCGCCGACGCCGGTTCCACCTGTGCCCTTGCCACCGGTTCCACCGGTGCTCTTGCCACCAGTTCCACCGCTCGACCCACCCGAGTCGTCACTTCCGCAAGCAGACACCGCAAAACACAGAGCCACCGAGCTCAAGAGCCAGACAGAACGCATTGATATTGACCTTTCAAAAGAAGACGCACGCCGAGCAACGGCTCAGGCCCCCCCGGCGCACGATTTGCGCACCCTAGATCGAATGGGCTTGCACTCCAAGGTGTTTTCCGATCGTTCGGCTGGCTCCCGGTGGAAGGCTCGGGAGGCCGATCGGCCGACCGGGCGAGCGGCAGGTCCCGCAAGACAAAAGCAAACGCCCCGGAGCCGATTGCTCGACCTCGGGGCGCTCGGGTGTCGCGACCGAGAGGTACCTCTCGGTCACCGTCCGTGTGCTCTCAGCGCACCCAGACGTAGCCGAAGGCAGGGATGTTCTTGTCGCCGTTGTCTGGAGTGCAGCCGGCGATGTTGCCGACCGAGGGCGCCGTGCCCGGGCCACACGGTGCAAGCTGACCACCGATGCCGATCCACGAATCAGGTGAGTTACAGTCGTTCTCCTGGTTGCTCACGATCCCGATGCGGGTGGCGGGCCAGGCGGTGGTGTTCGGCTGTGAGTTGAAACCCTCCTGATTGCAGTTGGCCTGGAGCGACGCGTTCGCGCCGATCAGACCCTTCCAGGCATTGCGACCGAGCACGGTCGCCGAGTAGGGCGCCGCAAACACTGCCGCGAGCGAGGTCGCAGTCTTTGGAATGACCAGGCTGGTGGTGGTGGCGCCCACGACCATCGTTGCGCGGACGTTCGTGAACGGAACGACGTTGAAACTCTGGAGCTTCGCTTCTGTCGTGTCGATGGCGGGGCTCGCCGCGTTCAGCAGCGTGCTGTTGGTCCACAGCGCGGCCTGGTAAGTGAAGGTCTGCAGGGCGCCATCGGCCTTGATCGCGAGCGTCCAGCCGCCTCCGTCGATCCGCTCGTCGCAGCCGACGTCGAACGGAGCACCGGCTCCGGCTCCGTCCGGGTCGATCGTGTAGACGCCGCTGATGCCGAGCGCGCTCTTGTTCCAGACCGAGTTGCTCGTCAGGTAGGCGTTGCAGTTCGCGGCGACCGCCGGACCCGCGTCGTTGGTCGAGCAGATCACCGAACCGGTGGTGGACATGGCAGCGTTGGCGTCGTTCCAAGTGCCGAACGTGCCACAGGCGCCGGTGAGGTAGAGCGCGTCGCCGGTGTTGTTGTCACCGTTGGGCTCGAAGCCGCCGCAGACCGTCGCGGGTGCGTCACCGTTCGTGTTGCGGCTGTCATTGATGTAGAAGCCGCAGGGCTGGCCCATACACCTGCCAGTCCAGTTCTCGAGCCCGACCGCCCCGTTCGTCTTCGGGAAGACGTTGACCAGATTCGGCGGTGCGCCGCCGTTCCAAGCCTTGATGGCCAGCGCGTGGGCGCGCGTGCGAGGCACGATCACCTCGAGACCGCGGGCCGCACAGAAGTTCCGGTAAGCCCCCTGAGTACCGCCAAGCGAAGCGTCCGTGAACTTCACCATCGTGTAACCGACACCACCGTCACTGGTCATGTCGCAATACACGGAGAGCTCGGGAAGCGGTCCCGCAGCGCCGTCTGGGTCGATCGAGGTGTTGCCATCGCCGATGCTCGGCACGGCCGCTTTCAGCGCCGCGCAGGACTTGTACGCGGTGCAGGTCTTGCCGTCGCCGAAGAAGGCCGGCTTGCAGGTGCAAGTGTACGAACCCGCCGTGTTCGTGCAGTCCGCCTTGGGGCTGCAGTTGTTGGTTGCGGCCGAGGCGCATTCGTCGATGTCGGCGCAGGTCGTGCCGTTGCCCGAGTAGCCCGCCTTGCAGGTGCAGATTGCGTTGCCCGACGTGTCGTCACACGTGGCGTTCGCATCACACGTCGTCTGCGCGCAGGTCGTCCCGCCGCCGCCGCCGGTGCCGCCCGTCGCGCCGCCGGTGCCGCCCGTCGCACCGCCGGTTCCGCCCGTCGCGCCACCTGAGCCGGCTGCGCCGCCAGTTCCGCCCGTCGCGCCGCCAGTTCCGCCCGTCGCGCCGCCAGTTCCGCCCGTCGCGCCGCCAGTTCCGCCCGTCGCGCCGCCGGTTCCGCCCGTTGCGCCGCCCGTTCCGCCCGTCGCGCCGCCGGTTCCGCCCGTTGCGCCGCCGGTTCCGCCCGTTGCGCCGCCGGTTCCGCCCGTTGCGCCGCCGGTGCCGCCCGTCGCGCCGCCGGTGCCACCCGTTGCGCCGCCGGTTCCGCCGGTCGCCCCACCGGAGCCAGCCGCTCCGCCCGTTCCGCCGGTCGCGCCGCCCGAGCCGGCCGCGCCACCCGAGCCCGCAACGCCGCCCGAGCCGGCCACACCACCCGAGCCCGCAACGCCACCCGAGCCAGCCACACCACCCGAGCCAGCCACGCCGCCGGTTCCGCCGGTTCCGCCAGTGCCGCCGCCGCCGACGCCCGTTCCGCCGGTTCCGCCCGTGGCCTTGCCTCCGGTTCCGCCGGTGGTCTTCCCACCGGTTCCACCGCTGGAACCACCCGAGTCGTCACTTCCACAAGCCGAGACCGCAAAACACAGAGCCACCGAGCTCAAGAGCCAGACTGAACGCATGGTATTGGACCTTTCTAAAGGGTGTGCGCGCCAAGCCGCGGCAACAGCCGAACCCCTCCGCGCACGAATTGCGGACGCTATTCCTTTGTTTCGCAGCTGAGAAGAGGATTCGGAAGGCCAGTGTTGGGGCGAAACGCAGACCTGGGGCGCGCCCAGATCACCCTCCACTCCCCCGCAAAATTCCCAACGGTTTCGCCGCCACCCGCGGCGGCCGTGACCCGGGCTAGGGTTGCGCCCGAGGAACCCAGCGTCAGTCCCTAGCCGCCAGCCAGTCCGCGAGCGGCGCAAACACGCGCTCTTGCGCGGGCCGGCTGATGAACAGATCGGCGTGGGCGAACCAGGTCTCGTCGTCCCCGACCGCGAGCTCGGTCGAGGCCGGCGCACGCATGACCTCGAGCGCGCTCCGCGCCGCGTCCGGCGGCACGATGCCGTCGCGGTTCGCCACCACGCACAAAAGCGGACGATCGATCTCGCCGAGCGCGGTCGTGATGTTGAGGCCATCCACCACCAGATCACCGGACTTGAACCAGCGTGCGATCTCGGAGTTGAGCTTCGGGATCGGATCCTCAACCGTGTCGATCAGCTCCTCGGGCTGGGACAGATCGACGATCGACGCGTTCATGTAGAGCGACAAGAGCCGAGGCGCACGTCGAGCGACGAGCGGCAACACGAACCCCGCCATGCGACGCGTCCCGGAGACCCGAAGCCGCCGCGTGAGCGTCGGCGATGCAAACACCAGCTTGAGCAGCGGGTTGGCGTTCAGCCAGCGCAACGGTGCACCGATTCCGACCACCGATCCAACTCCGTGCGTCTCGGGATGATGCGCGAGATACGCGAAGATGTACGTCCCGCCCAGGCTGCAACCGACGACGTCAACGCGGTCCGTTCCCGTCTCGGTGTGCTCGCGCACGTGGCGGATCGCCGTCGCCAGATCTTCCAGAGCCAGGACGCGAAAACCCACGTCCCGCCCTCCGCCGAGTGAGCGCGATTCGCCCTGGCCTCGGAGGTTGCTGGTCCAGACCTCGAACCCGCGCTCGACCAGGAACTCGATCATCGAGAGGCCGCTCGGGTGAAAACCGAGGGGCGTGGTGTTCATGCAATAGCCAGGTACGAGCAGCACGGGACGCCGGCGCGGGACGCCGAGCCCCGGGCGAACGTAGCGGCGCACATCCAGAGCCCACCCGGTGCTCTCGGGCCAGTGTCGATCGATCTGCATGCGGAAATCGGCCGCGGCTCAGGGCTTGATGACCTGGGTGCCCTGCGGAGGCTTGAAGTCGAACTCGCCCGCCGGGATCTTCTCGTTCACGGTCGGTGACACGAAGTCGAAGCGATTGCGGTTCCCCTGCGCATCCAGCAGCAGCACACGCCGCACCTGATACGTGCCGGAGTCGACATAGAGCAGGATCTTCTGGTAGGCGGGCGTCGCTTCCTTCGGCACGCCCTCGAGCACGTAGCCCCCCTCGAACTGCATCTGCTTGGCGTCGAGCTTGCGCAGCTTGAAGCTCTTCTTGAGGTTGCCGCCGCCGACCAGGAACGCGAGCGCCGCCGGGTACTGGCTCTTGCCCATCGACTGCTCGTACATCTGTTTGTTCTCGGCCTCGTAGACCTTGATGATCTTGCCGTCCGAGACCACGCGGTTGCCGTTGTTCGTGTAGCGCCAGCTCATCTTGCCGGGCTTCTCGAAGATCACGGTGCCGGCGCTGTCCTTGCGCTTGTTGTAGGCCTTGACCTGATAGCGTTGTTTGAAGCCCGACTTGAAGTTCTTGGTCTTGTCGTAGAACTTCTGCACGTTCTCGGCGACCTCGTTGGCGCTGGGTCCGCTCTTGGCTGCCGGCTTCGACTGAGCATCGGCGGTGGCCTGGATGACGAACGGAGTCGCGAGCGCGACGAGGACGGACAAGACTGCGTGGTGGAGCTTCATTTTCGGACGATCCTGCGAACTGCTACTTCCCTAACCCACAACGCCGGAATTCATTCGCGGCTAACACCGCCTCCGGCCTTCGATGGACCTGAGACGAGACAGCGCCCCGGAAGATTCGAGCGGAGGCGGTCCGCGGGGGCCTTTTAGCACAAGGCGCCGCGGCGGCATTTATTAGGGGTTTGCCCAAAGAATGCTGGCCGAGGAAGACCCCATGTCCCTCCCCCGTAGCACGCACCGGGGCTGGGCACCCGCCGGGGGGCGCCGAGCGCTCCCGTTCAGCACTGACGGCGGTAGACCTTGAGCGTCCAGGGCGAGCAAGAACGACCGCTCGAGTAGCGGACCTCGACGTTGGCGGTGAAGCTGTCGTCGCTGCCCGAGCTGTCGTCGCACCAGATGGTGATGATGTCGTTTCCCGGCGACGCCGAGTAGAAACCCACCGGGTCGGAGAAACATCCGGTGCCGGTCACGTAGAGGTCGTAGTTCACCCCGGTGGGCACCGTGAGCTCGAAGCGCACGGACACGTAGGCGCTGCAGCTCGAGGCCTCGTTCGCCGTGATCGTGAAGAACTGGCCTTGCGTACCAGTCTTCGTCAAGCTCGCCTCGTTCACGCAGCCAGAGCAACCGCACACGAAGCCGGAGCAAGCGTCAGCGTCCCAGGTTCCGAGGAGCTGCCCTGGTGCCGAGTTCGACGAACCCGAGTGTTTGGTCTCGCAGCCAGGGTTCGCGTTGCAGTCGCTGTAGCCCGAATTACACGAGGTGACCACGCAGCCGCCGCCCGAGCAGGTCGAAGAAGCGTTCGGGAGACTACACGGCCCTTCGTCGACGTTGCCGTCGCAGTCTTGATCGATGCTGTCGCAGATCTCGACATTGTTGCCCGTGTTGTCGCTGCAAGTGACGGCGTTCATGCCGTTGCACTGCCACTGGCCCTCGTTACAGAGATCCGTGTCCGAGCCGTCGCACGGTGTGCCGGGTGACTTTGAAAGCGTGCACGCGCCTCCGCACGAGTTGCTGCCCTCGTCGATCTTGCCGTCGCAGTTGTCGTCGGCGCCGTTGCAGGTCTCGACGTTGTTGCCGGTGTTGTCGGTGCACGACAGCCCGTTGAGCCCGTTGCACACCAGCTGCCCTTCGGCACACAGGTCCGTGTCGGGCCCGTCGCATCCCGCGCCCAGCACTCCGGACAGTGTGCACACTCCGCCGCACGCGTTGTTGCCCTCGTCGATCTTGCCGTCGCAGTTGTCGTCGACGCCGTTGCAGATCTCGACGCTGTTGCCCGTGGTATCGCTGCAAGTGACGGCATTCAGCCCGTTACAGGTCCACTGCCCTTCCGCGCAGAGATCGGTGTCCGGGCCATCACACGCAGTATTGGGTGTGTTCGAGAGGGTGCAGGCTCCGCCGCAGAGGTTGCCGCCGTTGTCGATCTTGCCGTCGCAGTCGTTGTCCTGGCCGTCGCAGGTTTCGCTTCCGGGCTGCGTTACCGCCACACACTCGAGCTTGCCGTTCTTGCAAGTCTGAGCGCCCAGCGAACAAACCCCCGAGAGTCCGGTGGAGCAGGTCGCGCCACCGCCCGGGTTGTTCTCGTCGTCCTGGTTGTTGCAGTTGTTGTCCTTGCCGTCGCAGATCTCGGTGGTCGGCACCACCTCGCCCTGGCAAGTACCCCACTTGCCGCCGGTGCAGGTCTGCAGACCGCTCTTGCAGAGACCCACGCCTTCGGTTGCCGATGGGCCCGAGTAACAAGTCTGCGTCTTGCCGTCCTGACAGCTACAGCCTTCATCGATGTTGCCATCGCAGTTGTCGTCGACGCCGTCGCACTTCTCCGTCGCGCTGCCGGTCTTCGGCGTGCAGGTCTGCGGCACGCCCTTCACGCAGTTTTCCACCGTGACCTGGCACACACCCTTGCCGCAGGTGGTCTGACCGAGCGCCTCGTCCACGAGGCCGTTGCAGTCGTTGTCCTTGCTGTCGCAGGTCTCGGCCGTGGCCGGCACGACCTCACCTTCACACGCGCCCCATTGCCCGGCCTGGCATTTCTGTTTGCCAGCCTTGCACTCGCCGACACCGTCGGTGCCCGGTGTGCCGCTGTAACAATTCTGTTCGTCGCTGCCGCTGCACTCTCCTCCGGCGTCGGAGCCTGCGTCGCTCCCGGAATCGGAAGCCCCGCTGCCGCCATCCTGCGCGCCGGTTCCACCACTGCCGCCCGTGCCACCCGTTGCCGCGGTGCCGGAGTCCCCAGCGCCGGTGCCGCCCGTGCCGCCCGTGGCACCCGCGTCCGTTCCTCCTTTGCCACCCCCGCCCGTCACGTCCTCGCCGGACGCACACGCAACTGCCAGCGCGGTGGCGAGACCAGGAACGAGCAGCAGCGAGACGGCCCGAACGATGCGACGCATTGCAAATACCTCCGGCCGGAGGGACACGCCTCCGAGGCCCAACGTGCGCCTATTTTCCCCTGATTCGCCCCACGGCGCCAACTTGGCCGGGAGTGGACCCATGAAACCGCGCTCAATCTTCAGGTGGGCACGCGACGCCGGGACGCGACCAAAGCGCGAATCGCCGCCTGCCCGCGCCGGTGTGCCCGCGCCTGCGGCTGCACGTGCGTCGCGAGTCGTTCCGCCAGAGGACCCAAGCGCAGGTGGGTGACCGCGAGCGCCAAGGCGTCGGCGGCGTCACCCGGCGGGAGCTCCGCGAGCGACAACACTGCGCGCACCATCAGCGCGACCTGGCGTTTGTCAGCCTGCCCGCGACCCGCAACCGTGCGCTTCACACGAGCCGGCGCGTACTCCGCGACGTTGACGCCGGCGCGCGCGAGGGAGAGCAACACGACTCCGCGCGCGTGACCGAGCTTCGCGGCGGCCTGGGCGTCCTTGTGGAAGAACAGGCTCTCGACCGAGCCGACGTCAGGTGTGTACCGAGTGATCACCTGCGCGAGCTCGGAGTCGATGCGCTGCAAGCGCCCGGCGAGGGCCATCTTGGCATCCAGGTGAATCACGCCGTGCGCGATGTGCCTCAATCGGCTGCCGCTACGCTCCACCACACCCCACCCGAGGTGCAGCGTGCCGGGGTCGATGCCGAGGGCGATCACGCATCGGTCGTAGCAGGGGTGGCGGTGAATGGAAAGTCTCTTGCCTCGATCGCCGCCGCAAGGTCGAGCAGAGGAGCGGTCAAGCCGCTTGCATCGCGGAACGGAGTGGCGCTAGCTCGGCTTGCATTGCAACAGGTAATCCCAGCACCCGGAATGGTCCTCGCCGAGCGGTACCGGCTGGATGAACAGATCGGACACGGGGGTTTCAGCCAGGTATTTCGCGCGACCGAGCTCCGGATCGGGCGCGAGGTGGCGATCAAGATCTTGAGCCAGGACAGCGTCGACGCCGCCGGCGAACAACGCTTTCAGCGGGAGGCGGAGCTGGCGCGGCAGCTGACCCACCCGAACACGGTGCACCTGCTGGACTTCGACCTCAGCCACCGACCCAGCCCGTTCATCGTGTACGAGCTGCTCAGCGGCGACACCCTGGAGCGGGTCGTCAAGCGTGATGGGCCGCTGGCCGAACGCCGCGCCTGGTGGTGAGCGTGCTGGCGTTCGCGGTGCTCGGGATCGCGGCGCTGCTCGCGTGGCGATGGCTGGCTCGCTGAGCGGAGACCCAGCCCTTCGATTTTGCGTCGCGCCGACCAGACGACGGTCTACCCTGGCAATCATGACGCACCAATTGAGGCTAGCCGCGCTCGTCCTGCTTGCACTGCCCACCTCGCTCGCCGCCTGTGGTGATGACGACAACGGAGGCGGTGGCACCGAGGCAGACAAGATCGGCGTCGGCGCGAGCTGCAACGTGAACGAGGACTGCGCGGTCAAGGGGCAGACCTGTCTGCCCTTCAAGGGCGGTTACTGCGGTCTCGCGGACTGCACCGCAGACGCCGACTGCCCGCAGGGTTCGGCCTGTGTGAGCCACGACGACGGCAAGAACTATTGCTTCCGCATCTGCCTCGACAAGTCCGAGTGTAACTACAACCGCCCCGTCGATCTCGCGTCGAACTGCTCGTCCAACGTCACGTTCGTCGAAGGCAAGAAGGGCAACAAGGCCTGCGTGCCCCCGAGCTGAGGACTACTTCGCGTGCTCGGCGAAGAAATCGAAGATTGCCTTGCTGGCGTCGAGCTCTCGGCTGACTCGGCCGACTGTGCGCTCGGGCAAATACTGCCTCCCGCCCGGCCAGGTGTGCCCACCGCCCTCGATCCGATAGAGGGCGACGGTCGTGCCATCGGCGCACCCTTCGCGCGCCTCGAAGCTGACGCGCGTGCCGTCGTCCGGATCGAGGTCCGGTAGCGTCCGCGGCCCCGAACGTCGGGTGCACGC includes these proteins:
- a CDS encoding outer membrane lipoprotein carrier protein LolA; the protein is MKLHHAVLSVLVALATPFVIQATADAQSKPAAKSGPSANEVAENVQKFYDKTKNFKSGFKQRYQVKAYNKRKDSAGTVIFEKPGKMSWRYTNNGNRVVSDGKIIKVYEAENKQMYEQSMGKSQYPAALAFLVGGGNLKKSFKLRKLDAKQMQFEGGYVLEGVPKEATPAYQKILLYVDSGTYQVRRVLLLDAQGNRNRFDFVSPTVNEKIPAGEFDFKPPQGTQVIKP
- a CDS encoding SelT/SelW/SelH family protein produces the protein MLRSPRVAIHFCSKCRFTLRASWLAEELLFTFGEQLGEVALLPGSGGVFEVYLGDEKLWDRAKGDGFPEPKQLKQLIRDRIAPDMDLGHSEPKTPAED
- a CDS encoding alpha/beta fold hydrolase; its protein translation is MQIDRHWPESTGWALDVRRYVRPGLGVPRRRPVLLVPGYCMNTTPLGFHPSGLSMIEFLVERGFEVWTSNLRGQGESRSLGGGRDVGFRVLALEDLATAIRHVREHTETGTDRVDVVGCSLGGTYIFAYLAHHPETHGVGSVVGIGAPLRWLNANPLLKLVFASPTLTRRLRVSGTRRMAGFVLPLVARRAPRLLSLYMNASIVDLSQPEELIDTVEDPIPKLNSEIARWFKSGDLVVDGLNITTALGEIDRPLLCVVANRDGIVPPDAARSALEVMRAPASTELAVGDDETWFAHADLFISRPAQERVFAPLADWLAARD
- the ruvC gene encoding crossover junction endodeoxyribonuclease RuvC; its protein translation is MIALGIDPGTLHLGWGVVERSGSRLRHIAHGVIHLDAKMALAGRLQRIDSELAQVITRYTPDVGSVESLFFHKDAQAAAKLGHARGVVLLSLARAGVNVAEYAPARVKRTVAGRGQADKRQVALMVRAVLSLAELPPGDAADALALAVTHLRLGPLAERLATHVQPQARAHRRGQAAIRALVASRRRVPT
- a CDS encoding protein kinase codes for the protein MQQVIPAPGMVLAERYRLDEQIGHGGFSQVFRATELRIGREVAIKILSQDSVDAAGEQRFQREAELARQLTHPNTVHLLDFDLSHRPSPFIVYELLSGDTLERVVKRDGPLAERRAWW